From the Oleiphilus messinensis genome, one window contains:
- a CDS encoding acyltransferase, translated as MLSFLPPPVIGFIAWLLLAASTLTHFVVLFFPVLLKLIIPYKPSQVFFTKMAILIAESWIGFNNFWIRLTQKADWDVQGLEGLSKNGWYLVTSNHQSWVDIFVLQNIFNRRIPMLKFFLKQELIWVPIMGLAWWGLDFPFMKRYSKEYLAKHPEMRGKDLETTRKACEKFQHTPVSVMNFVEGTRFTPAKHERQGSPYQHLLKPRPGGTAFVIDAMGHCIDTLVDVTIDYPGGIPTFSDFMCGRVRKIVVRVNTVKIPEQLFEGDFSEDASHRDKVKVWLDELWENKDKQLVTLKQQ; from the coding sequence ATGTTGAGTTTCTTACCTCCCCCGGTGATCGGCTTTATCGCATGGTTGCTGCTCGCGGCAAGTACACTGACGCACTTTGTTGTATTATTTTTTCCTGTTCTACTGAAACTGATTATTCCTTACAAACCTTCCCAGGTGTTTTTTACTAAAATGGCGATCCTGATCGCGGAAAGCTGGATCGGGTTTAATAACTTCTGGATTCGATTAACGCAAAAAGCGGACTGGGATGTGCAAGGGCTCGAAGGCCTGAGCAAAAATGGATGGTATCTGGTCACCAGTAACCATCAGAGCTGGGTCGATATCTTTGTTTTACAGAATATTTTTAACCGTCGTATCCCGATGTTGAAGTTTTTCCTTAAGCAAGAGTTGATCTGGGTACCCATTATGGGGTTGGCTTGGTGGGGGCTGGATTTTCCATTCATGAAGCGCTACTCCAAAGAGTATCTCGCCAAGCATCCTGAAATGCGGGGCAAGGACTTGGAAACTACGCGCAAAGCCTGTGAAAAGTTCCAGCATACACCTGTGAGTGTAATGAACTTTGTTGAAGGGACGCGTTTCACACCGGCGAAACATGAGCGACAGGGCTCACCCTACCAGCATTTGCTGAAACCCCGGCCAGGCGGGACCGCATTTGTAATTGATGCAATGGGGCACTGTATTGATACCTTGGTTGATGTGACGATAGATTACCCGGGCGGTATTCCAACCTTCTCCGATTTCATGTGCGGTCGGGTCAGGAAAATCGTGGTTCGGGTGAATACGGTGAAAATTCCGGAACAGCTGTTCGAAGGTGATTTCTCAGAGGACGCATCTCATCGAGATAAAGTGAAAGTTTGGCTGGATGAGCTCTGGGAAAACAAAGACAAGCAACTTGTTACCTTGAAGCAGCAGTAA